One window of the Eucalyptus grandis isolate ANBG69807.140 chromosome 6, ASM1654582v1, whole genome shotgun sequence genome contains the following:
- the LOC104450269 gene encoding serine/threonine-protein phosphatase PP-X isozyme 2 isoform X1, with product MSDLDKQIEQLKRCEPLKESEVKALCLKAMEILVEESNVQRVDAPVTICGDIHGQFYDMKELFKEGGDCPKTNYLFLGDFVDRGFYSVETFLLLLALKVRYPDRITLIRGNHESRQITQVYGFYDECLRKYGSANVWRYCTDIFDYLSLSALIENKIFSVHGGLSPAINTLDQIRTIDRKQEVPHDGAMCDLLWSDPEDIVDGWGLSPRGAGFLFGGSVVTNFNHSNNIDYICRAHQLVMEGYKWMFNEQIVTVWSAPNYCYRCGNVAAILELNENLDKKFRVFDAAPQESRGTPAKKPAPDYFL from the exons ATGTCGGACCTAGACAAGCAGATAGAGCAGCTCAAGCGATGCGAGCCCCTGAAGGAGTCGGAAGTCAAGGCTCTCTGCCTCAAAGCCATGGAAATCCTCGTCGAGGAGAGCAACGTCCAACGAGTGGACGCTCCCGTCACT ATATGTGGGGACATTCACGGTCAGTTCTACGATATGAAGGAGCTTTTTAAGGAAGGAGGCGATTGCCCCAAGACCAACTACTTATTTCTGGGAGATTTTGTTGACAGGGGATTCTATTCCGTTGAGACATTCCTACTCCTGCTAGCTTTGAAG GTCAGATACCCGGACAGAATAACATTGATTCGAGGAAACCATGAAAGCCGGCAGATCACTCAG GTCTATGGCTTCTATGATGAGTGCTTGCGAAAATATGGCTCTGCAAATGTGTGGAGATACTGTACCGACATCTTTGATTACTTAAG TTTGTCAGCGCTTATTGAGAACAAAATCTTCAGTGTCCATGGTGGTCTCTCTCCTGCCATAAACACATTAGATCAG atTCGCACAATTGACCGCAAGCAAGAAGTACCTCATGATGGTGCAATGTGCGATCTCTTGTGGTCTGATCCTGAGGATATTGTTGATGGGTGGGGTTTGAGCCCCCGTGGTGCTGGTTTCCTATTTGGTGGAAGCGTCGTGACTAACTTCAATCACTCTAATAACATTGACTATATATGTCGTGCACATCAGTTGGTGATGGAGGGATATAAATGGATGTTTAACGAACAAATCGTGACAGTCTGGTCAGCTCCAAATTACTGTTACAG ATGTGGTAACGTAGCTGCCATTCTGGAGCTTAACGAAAACTTGGACAAAAAGTTTCGTGTATTTGATGCTGCACCACAG GAATCAAGAGGCACTCCTGCCAAAAAACCAGCTCCAGATTACTTCCTTTGA
- the LOC104450268 gene encoding 65-kDa microtubule-associated protein 1 has protein sequence MAATNAHTPLLGEITCGSLLQKLQDIWDEVGESDEERDKMLLQIEQDCLGVYKRKVEQAAISRAQLLQMLSDAKVELSSLLSALGDKGSAGIPGKTTGTIKEQLAAIAPALELLWKQKEERIKEFSDVQSQIQKICGEIAGTLNINDQTPAVDETELSLKKLDEYQSHLQQLQKEKSDRLHKVLEFVSTVHDLCAVLGMDFFSTVTEVHPSLNDSTGVQSKSISNDTLSRLAKRVVALEEDKKQRLQKLQALASQLIDLWNLMDTTEEERALFKHVTCNIGASVDEVTVPGALALDLIEQAAVEVERLDQLKSSRMKELAFKKQAELEDIYAGAHIEIDPEAARESIMALIGSGNVEPAELLADMDDQISKAKEEAISRKDILDKVEKWMSACEEESWLEDYNRDDNRYNSSRGAHLNLKRAEKARVLVSKIPALVDNLVAKIHIWEEDCGISFTYDGVPLLAMLDEYAILRHEREEEKRRLRDQKKFQDQQSTEQEATFGARSSPAKSTSGKKVVGARANGGTNGTPGRRLSLNASQNGGRSISKDGKRDNTRSVAPVNYVAVSKEDAASHVSSTEPVLVSP, from the exons ATGGCAGCAACCAATGCTCATACCCCTCTTCTTGGGGAAATCACATGTGGTTCTCTATTGCAGAAGTTGCAG GATATTTGGGATGAGGTCGGTGAGAGTGATGAGGAGCGTGATAAGATGCTTCTTCAGATAGAGCAGGATTGCTTGGGTGTTTATAAAAGGAAAGTGGAGCAGGCTGCAATTTCAAGAGCACAACTTCTTCAGATGCTGTCAGATGCCAAAGTTGAGCTCTCCAGTCTTCTGTCAGCTCTTGGAGACAAAGGTTCAGCTGGAATT CCTGGCAAGACTACAGGAACAATCAAGGAACAACTTGCAGCCATTGCTCCGGCACTTGAACTGCTGTGGAagcaaaaagaggaaagaattaAGGAGTTCTCTGATGTACAGTCACAGATTCAAAAAATATGTGGGGAAATTGCAGGAACCTTGAATATCAATGATCAAACTCCTGCAGTGGACGAGACTGAATTATCCCTGAAGAAATTAGATGAATACCAATCCCATCTCCAAcagcttcaaaaggaaaag AGTGATAGGCTGCACAAAGTGCTTGAATTTGTGAGCACAGTGCACGATCTCTGTGCTGTATTAGGGATGGACTTCTTCAGTACGGTTACTGAAGTCCATCCTAGCTTAAATGACTCAACTGGTGTGCAGTCCAAAAGCATTAGCAATGATACTTTATCCAGACTGGCAAAGAGAGTTGTAGCACTGGAGGAAGATAAGAAGCAGAGGTTGCAGAAG CTTCAAGCACTAGCTTCCCAGCTAATTGATCTGTGGAATTTGATGGATACCACAGAAGAAGAAAGGGCCCTATTTAAACATGTTACCTGTAACATAGGAGCATCTGTCGATGAAGTAACAGTCCCAGGTGCTCTTGCTTTGGATCTTATTGAGCAG GCTGCGGTGGAAGTTGAAAGGCTAGATCAACTTAAATCCAGCAGGATGAAGGAACTCGCCTTTAAGAAACAAGCTGAGCTCGAGGATATATATGCTGGTGCTCATATAGAAATAGATCCAGAGGCTGCTAGGGAAAGCATTATGGCGTTGATTGGTTCAGGCAATGTTGAGCCTGCGGAGTTACTAGCTGACATGGATGATCAGATATcgaaagcaaaagaagaagccaTCAGCAGAAAAGACATTCTGGACAAGGTTGAGAAATGGATGTCCGCTTGTGAAGAAGAGAGTTGGCTTGAAGACTATAATCGG GATGATAACAGGTATAATTCAAGTAGAGGTGCACACTTAAATCTCAAGCGTGCCGAGAAGGCCCGAGTTCTTGTCAGCAAAATTCCTG CCTTGGTTGACAATTTGGTAGCGAAAATCCATATCTGGGAGGAAGATTGTGGCATTTCATTCACGTATGACGGCGTTCCTCTTCTTGCCATGCTCGACGAATATGCTATTCTGAGGCacgaaagagaagaagagaagcggAGATTAAGA GATCAGAAGAAGTTCCAGGACCAGCAAAGCACAGAACAAGAAGCCACTTTTGGGGCAAGGTCCAGTCCGGCTAAATCAACCAGTGGAAAGAAGGTGGTCGGTGCACGTGCAAATGGAGGTACCAACGGAACTCCTGGCCGACGGCTCTCTCTTAATGCATCCCAAAATGGTGGCCGGTCCATCAGCAAAGATGGAAAGAGGGATAACACAAGATCCGTTGCTCCGGTGAATTACGTTGCTGTATCGAAAGAAGACGCCGCCTCCCATGTTTCCAGCACTGAACCAGTCCTAGTGTCTCCTTGA
- the LOC104450266 gene encoding grpE protein homolog 2, mitochondrial, whose product MLVSRVFSRAWRGAGRSALLVSPSLNKPLPVLSNQFDALLHETSCKALVLNHSTFSSSLLRRFGISSSASPEPNEKGQGSTVEKNGASTDAPEAGEHAKGSNQGEGTASGETKVADQAENSGSEGDEELSMDDLVKLVSEKEELLKLKHKQIEEMQDKVLRTYAEMENVMDRTRREAENAKKFAIQSFAKSLLDVGDNLARASSVVKESFAKIDASKDTTGAVPLLKTLLDGVEMTEKQLLEVFKKFGIEKYDPVNEPFDPHRHNAVFQMQDGSKPPGTVAVVLKSGYMLYERVLRPAEVGVTQAVENGTPEE is encoded by the exons ATGTTGGTGTCTAGGGTTTTTTCCCGCGCTTGGAGGGGCGCGGGTCGAAGCGCCCTGCTCGTTTCGCCTTCCCTGAACAAACCCTTGCCCGTTCTTTCCAATCAATTCGATGCGCTTTTGCACGAGACTTCATGTAAG GCTCTCGTGTTAAATCATTCAACATTTAGTTCTTCGTTGCTTCGACGGTTTGGAATTTCTTCCTCTGCGTCACCTGAACCTAATGAAAAGGGTCAGGGGAGCACTGTGGAAAAGAATGGCGCGTCCACTGATGCACCTGAAGCAGGTGAGCATGCTAAAGGATCTAATCAAGGGGAGGGTACCGCTTCTGGGGAAACTAAAGTGGCCGACCAGGCGGAAAATTCAG GTTCAGAAGGAGATGAGGAGCTCTCTATGGATGACTTGGTGAAACTTGTGTCAGAAAAGGAAGAACTGTTGAAGTTGAAACATAAACAGATAGAGGAAATGCAAGATAAAGTTCTTCGAACCTATGCTGAAATGGAGAACGTCATGGACAGAACTAGGCGAGAAGCAGAGAATGCAAAGAAATTTGCCATACAG AGTTTTGCAAAAAGCTTGCTGGATGTTGGAGACAATTTGGCTAGAGCTTCTTCAGTTGTCAAGGAAAGTTTCGCAAAAATTGATGCTTCAAAAGATACTACCGGAGCTGTTCCACTTTTGAAAACCCTTCTGGATGGTGTTGAAATGACTGAGAAGCAGCTTTTGGAG GTGTTCAAAAAATTTGGGATTGAGAAATATGATCCTGTCAATGAACCATTTGATCCACACAGGCACAATGCAGTATTTCAAATGCAAGATGGTTCTAAACCTCCAGGCACAGTTGCTGTTGTTCTGAAG TCGGGGTACATGCTATATGAGCGAGTTCTTCGTCCTGCGGAGGTTGGCGTGACCCAAGCAGTGGAGAACGGCACCCCAGAAGAATAA
- the LOC104450269 gene encoding serine/threonine-protein phosphatase PP-X isozyme 2 isoform X2: MMDDGSRPYCIVLLPAGRNKICGDIHGQFYDMKELFKEGGDCPKTNYLFLGDFVDRGFYSVETFLLLLALKVRYPDRITLIRGNHESRQITQVYGFYDECLRKYGSANVWRYCTDIFDYLSLSALIENKIFSVHGGLSPAINTLDQIRTIDRKQEVPHDGAMCDLLWSDPEDIVDGWGLSPRGAGFLFGGSVVTNFNHSNNIDYICRAHQLVMEGYKWMFNEQIVTVWSAPNYCYRCGNVAAILELNENLDKKFRVFDAAPQESRGTPAKKPAPDYFL; the protein is encoded by the exons ATGATGGATGATGGTTCGCGTCCCTATTGTATTGTACTTTTACCGGCCGGCCGCAATAAG ATATGTGGGGACATTCACGGTCAGTTCTACGATATGAAGGAGCTTTTTAAGGAAGGAGGCGATTGCCCCAAGACCAACTACTTATTTCTGGGAGATTTTGTTGACAGGGGATTCTATTCCGTTGAGACATTCCTACTCCTGCTAGCTTTGAAG GTCAGATACCCGGACAGAATAACATTGATTCGAGGAAACCATGAAAGCCGGCAGATCACTCAG GTCTATGGCTTCTATGATGAGTGCTTGCGAAAATATGGCTCTGCAAATGTGTGGAGATACTGTACCGACATCTTTGATTACTTAAG TTTGTCAGCGCTTATTGAGAACAAAATCTTCAGTGTCCATGGTGGTCTCTCTCCTGCCATAAACACATTAGATCAG atTCGCACAATTGACCGCAAGCAAGAAGTACCTCATGATGGTGCAATGTGCGATCTCTTGTGGTCTGATCCTGAGGATATTGTTGATGGGTGGGGTTTGAGCCCCCGTGGTGCTGGTTTCCTATTTGGTGGAAGCGTCGTGACTAACTTCAATCACTCTAATAACATTGACTATATATGTCGTGCACATCAGTTGGTGATGGAGGGATATAAATGGATGTTTAACGAACAAATCGTGACAGTCTGGTCAGCTCCAAATTACTGTTACAG ATGTGGTAACGTAGCTGCCATTCTGGAGCTTAACGAAAACTTGGACAAAAAGTTTCGTGTATTTGATGCTGCACCACAG GAATCAAGAGGCACTCCTGCCAAAAAACCAGCTCCAGATTACTTCCTTTGA
- the LOC104450267 gene encoding LOW QUALITY PROTEIN: trigger factor-like protein TIG, Chloroplastic (The sequence of the model RefSeq protein was modified relative to this genomic sequence to represent the inferred CDS: inserted 1 base in 1 codon), with translation MELCISSTSPLSSNPSRFLDSISCKASTSLPTLSLQFQHASFGPRILSSPPARTHRLRQPLSSSPSNGRRFAVSASSVAVAAEKDRLPADIEVTEVQEPNSRVRLSVEVPPVVCEDCYRRVIKEFMKQAKVPGFRPGKNVPESILLSYIGKQNVQKATVESILKRTLPHAMSSVSGQALKDSVRIVTKFSEMENTYISLGSLRYDVIVDVAPEVKWIPEDGYKSLKIVVEIDSEIDAQRACQQELRRRHKSLGTLRIITDRGLQIGDVVVLDISATTIDQDESNVKNIPSAESKGFHFDTEDGDKLIPGFLDSIIGIQRGETKSFPLFFPDNWNQENLRGVHAQFTVECKELFYRELPELDDSLAEKLLPGCTSLKQVEDSLLQRCLEVEQTAKDQATDNAILDQLSKMVEIDIPRSLFEEQGRQFYGAQLLQIQANMKLNEQQLASLSSXKAVNEYLENQKENITHVIKQNLAVGDIFRRENLQFSTDELVKEVEDSIAEFKRHKQEYDEERVREQVQEILEGAKVLEWLKERAEINYVTR, from the exons ATGGAGCTCTGCATCAGCTCCACATCGCCCCTCAGTTCGAATCCCTCTCGTTTTCTCGACTCCATCTCCTGCAAGGCCTCGACCTCGCTCCCGACCTTATCGCTTCAATTCCAGCACGCATCCTTCGGCCCCCGCATTCTGTCGTCACCTCCGGCGCGAACCCACCGGCTTCGTCAGCCTCTCTCGTCGTCTCCTTCGAATGGCCGCCGTTTCGCGGTCTCCGCGTcttccgtcgccgtcgccgccgagAAGGACCGGCTGCCGGCGGACATCGAGGTCACGGAGGTCCAAGAACCGAACAGCAGA GTGAGATTGAGTGTTGAAGTTCCACCTGTGGTATGTGAAGATTGTTACAGAAGGGTTATCAAGGAGTTCATGAAGCAAGCTAAG GTTCCTGGATTTCGTCCTGGAAAGAATGTCCCAGAGAGCATTCTCTTAAGTTACATAGGGAAGCAAAATGTGCAGAAGGCTACTGTTGAGTCTATATTGAAGAGGACACTTCCCCACGCCATGTCTTCG GTGTCCGGTCAAGCTCTGAAGGACTCAGTTCGCATTGTGACAAAGTTTTCTGAGATGGAGAATACCTATATATCTCTCGGTTCCCTCAG ATATGATGTCATTGTTGATGTGGCACCTGAAGTCAAGTGGATTCCCGAAGATGGATACAAAAGCTTGAAAATTGTTGTTGAAATAGATAGTGAAATTGATGCTCAGAGAGCATGTCAACAAGAACTAAGACGGCGACACAAATCATTAGGCACGTTGAGGATTATAACTGACAGAGGACTCCAG ATTGGGGATGTCGTTGTCTTGGATATATCAGCAACAACAATTGATCAAGATGAATCCAATGTTAAAAATATTCCTTCTGCAGAAAGTAAAG GGTTTCATTTTGACACTGAAGATGGTGACAAACTGATACCCGGTTTCCTCGATTCAATAATCGGCATTCAGCGTGGTGAAACAAAGTCTTTCCCACTTTTCTTTCCTGATAACTGGAATCAAGAAAATCTACGCGGTGTCCATGCTCAATTTACA GTTGAATGCAAGGAGCTATTTTATAGAGAACTACCAGAGTTGGATGATTCGCTTGCTGAAAAGCTTCTTCCTGGATGCACCAGCCTGAAGCAG GTCGAGGATTCATTGTTGCAAAGATGCCTAGAAGTAGAGCAAACGGCTAAAGACCAAGCAACGGACAATGCAATACTTGACCAGCTTTCAAAG ATGGTAGAGATTGATATCCCCCGTTCTTTATTTGAAGAACAAGGGAGGCAGTTCTATGGGGCCCAGCTTCTACAGATACAG GCAAATATGAAGTTAAACGAACAGCAATTGGCTTCTCTTTCAA CCAAGGCAGTGAACGAGTATTTGGAAAATCAGAAGGAAAATATCACTCATGTAATTAAACAGAATTTGGCAGTTGGAGATATTTTTAGACGTGAAAATCTGCAG TTCTCCACTGACGAACTTGTCAAGGAGGTTGAGGATTCAATTGCTGAATTTAAACGCCATAAGCAGGAATATGATGAAGAACGTGTGAGGGAACAG GTTCAGGAGATTCTGGAGGGCGCAAAGGTGCTTGAGTGGTTGAAAGAACGAGCAGAAATTAATTACGTAACaaggtga